A single genomic interval of Pseudomonas sp. FeN3W harbors:
- a CDS encoding LysR family transcriptional regulator, translating into MRRKIPSTAALIAFEAAARHESFTRAADELALTQSAICRQIGGLEEFLGLALFRRSRRGVKLTAAGQSYARRIAAQLDAVERDTLSVMGQQGAMSIELAVVPTFGTQWLVPRLRHFQALHPEITVNLTNRTRPFLFADTEFDAAIYFGDADWSGTEAHYLMPEDLQPVCSPALLRDAQPFTTLALAELPLLQQTTRPYAWRQWFDSLGLKVARDMTGPRLELFSMLAQAAEHGMGVALIPPFLIQRELAEGRLVLAHPQAYRSETRAYYLMIPERKVESAGLVAFRDWLKGEARVWREALGLTAPR; encoded by the coding sequence ATGCGCCGCAAGATTCCCAGTACCGCCGCGCTGATCGCCTTCGAGGCCGCCGCCCGCCACGAGAGCTTCACCCGCGCGGCCGACGAGCTGGCGCTGACCCAGAGCGCCATCTGCCGGCAGATCGGCGGGCTGGAGGAGTTCCTCGGCCTGGCGCTGTTCCGCCGTTCGCGGCGCGGCGTGAAGCTCACCGCTGCCGGGCAGTCCTACGCCCGTCGCATCGCCGCGCAGCTGGACGCGGTGGAGCGCGACACGCTGTCGGTAATGGGTCAGCAAGGCGCGATGAGCATCGAGCTGGCCGTGGTGCCGACCTTCGGCACCCAGTGGCTGGTGCCGCGCCTCAGGCATTTCCAGGCGCTGCATCCGGAGATCACGGTGAACCTGACCAACCGCACCCGGCCCTTTCTCTTTGCCGATACCGAGTTCGATGCTGCCATCTATTTCGGCGATGCCGACTGGTCCGGTACCGAGGCGCACTACCTGATGCCCGAGGACCTGCAGCCAGTGTGTAGCCCGGCTCTGCTGCGCGACGCTCAGCCGTTCACGACCCTGGCCCTGGCCGAACTGCCGCTGCTGCAGCAGACCACCCGCCCCTACGCCTGGCGCCAGTGGTTCGATTCGTTGGGGCTGAAAGTCGCCCGCGACATGACCGGCCCGCGGTTGGAGTTGTTCTCCATGCTGGCGCAGGCGGCCGAGCATGGCATGGGGGTGGCGCTGATTCCGCCGTTCCTGATCCAACGGGAACTGGCCGAGGGAAGGCTGGTGCTGGCGCATCCGCAGGCCTATCGCAGCGAGACGCGGGCTTACTACCTGATGATTCCCGAGCGCAAGGTGGAGTCGGCGGGGCTGGTGGCGTTTCGGGACTGGTTGAAGGGTGAGGCGAGGGTTTGGCGGGAGGCCCTAGGGCTCACAGCGCCAAGATAA
- a CDS encoding helicase: MKFRFLLWMLGRLMAKASRTNPEFQQQLGDKDLSFQLHTLDGKVARHFVVKNQRVTSKRGPASEPAFSLGFKDAAYGFATMTAKNKQLAFMQGIQNKDIQIQGNPALVMWFQGLTKYLKPRKKK, from the coding sequence ATGAAATTCCGCTTTCTGCTTTGGATGCTTGGCCGCCTGATGGCCAAGGCCAGCCGCACCAATCCCGAGTTCCAGCAGCAGCTGGGCGATAAGGACCTGAGCTTCCAGCTGCATACTCTGGACGGCAAGGTCGCCCGGCATTTCGTGGTGAAGAACCAGCGCGTCACCAGCAAGCGCGGCCCGGCGAGCGAGCCGGCTTTCTCCCTGGGGTTCAAGGATGCCGCCTATGGCTTCGCCACCATGACGGCGAAGAACAAGCAGCTGGCGTTCATGCAGGGGATTCAGAACAAGGACATCCAGATTCAGGGAAATCCGGCGCTGGTGATGTGGTTTCAGGGGCTGACCAAATACCTGAAGCCTCGTAAGAAGAAGTGA
- a CDS encoding acyl-CoA dehydrogenase, with amino-acid sequence MAGKASFNWIDPLLLDQQLTEEERMVQGSAAQFAADKLAPRVLEAFRHERTDPAIFREMGETGLLGATIPEVYGGSGLNYVCYGLIAREVERIDSGYRSMMSVQSSLVMVPIFEFGNEATRQKYLPKLASGEYIGCFGLTEPNHGSDPGSMVTRAKKVDGGYRLSGSKMWITNSPIADVFVVWAKDDAGEIRGFVLEKGWEGLSAPTIHGKVGLRASITGEIVMDNVFCPEENAFPDVRGLKGPFTCLNSARYGISWGALGAAEFCWHTARQYVLDRQQFGRPLAANQLIQKKLADMQTEITLALQGCLRLGRMKDDGRAAVEITSIMKRNSCGKALDVARMARDMMGGNGISDEFGVARHLVNLEVVNTYEGTHDVHALILGRAQTGIQAFF; translated from the coding sequence ATGGCCGGCAAAGCAAGCTTCAACTGGATCGACCCGCTGCTGCTCGACCAGCAGCTGACCGAAGAAGAGCGCATGGTGCAGGGCAGCGCCGCGCAGTTCGCCGCCGACAAGCTGGCGCCGCGAGTGCTGGAAGCCTTCCGCCATGAGCGCACCGATCCGGCGATCTTCCGCGAGATGGGCGAAACCGGCCTGCTCGGCGCGACCATTCCCGAAGTCTACGGTGGCAGCGGCCTGAATTACGTGTGCTACGGCCTGATCGCCCGCGAGGTCGAGCGCATCGATTCCGGCTATCGCTCGATGATGAGCGTGCAGTCCTCGCTGGTGATGGTGCCGATCTTCGAATTCGGCAACGAGGCGACCAGACAGAAGTACCTGCCCAAGCTGGCGAGCGGCGAATACATCGGCTGCTTCGGCCTGACCGAGCCGAACCACGGCTCCGACCCCGGCTCGATGGTCACCCGGGCGAAAAAGGTCGACGGCGGCTATCGCCTGTCCGGCAGCAAGATGTGGATCACCAACAGCCCGATCGCCGATGTCTTCGTGGTCTGGGCCAAGGATGACGCTGGCGAGATTCGCGGCTTCGTGCTGGAAAAGGGCTGGGAAGGGCTGTCCGCCCCGACGATTCACGGCAAGGTCGGCCTGCGCGCCTCGATCACCGGCGAGATCGTCATGGACAACGTGTTCTGCCCGGAAGAGAACGCCTTCCCCGACGTACGCGGGCTGAAGGGGCCGTTCACCTGTCTGAACAGCGCCCGCTACGGCATCAGCTGGGGCGCGCTGGGCGCCGCCGAGTTCTGCTGGCACACCGCGCGCCAGTACGTGCTCGATCGCCAGCAGTTCGGCCGGCCGCTGGCCGCCAACCAGCTGATCCAGAAGAAGCTGGCCGACATGCAGACCGAGATCACCCTGGCGCTGCAAGGCTGCCTGCGCCTGGGACGGATGAAGGATGATGGCAGAGCCGCGGTGGAAATTACCTCGATCATGAAGCGCAACAGCTGCGGCAAGGCGCTGGACGTGGCGCGCATGGCGCGCGACATGATGGGCGGCAATGGCATCAGCGACGAGTTCGGCGTGGCCCGGCACCTGGTCAACCTGGAGGTGGTGAACACCTACGAGGGCACCCATGACGTGCATGCGCTGATCCTCGGTCGCGCGCAGACCGGTATCCAGGCGTTCTTCTGA
- a CDS encoding L-lactate permease: protein MSQTLLSILAFVPLVLAGVLLIGFRWPAKYAMPLVFVLTAVIGLLAWDMTLNRVIASTLQGLILTAAILWIIFGAILLLNTLKHSGGISSIRRGFSNVSPDRRVQVLIVAWLFGCFIEGASGFGTPAAVAAPLMVALGFPALAAVVMGMMVQSTPVSFGAVGTPILVGVGAGLDKTGISEQLAAVGSNWEVFFHLIFSRVAIIHALCGILMPLIMVSIMTRYFGRNKSWTEGLAVAPFAVFTGLAFVIPYAAAGVFLGPEFPSMIGALVGLAIVVPAAKAGFLLPKDSWDFAPASEWPSEWMGKIEMKIEDVAGKTPISVPMAWAPYLILAALLVASRVFPDFKALLMSLTFGWKDILGETGVSGTLEPLYLPGGILCIVVLITFFLHRMKAGELGAAISESSKTLLGAGFVLIFTIPMVRILINSGVNGSDLVSMPVAMAQLVANSVGSVYPFFAPAVGALGAFIAGSNTVSNLMLSQFQFNTAGLLGLSGALMVALQSVGAAAGNMIAIHNVVAASATVGLLGREGITLRKTMLPTLYYLILAGTIGLIGFYVMGISDPLAGTAG, encoded by the coding sequence ATGAGTCAAACACTACTGTCCATCCTGGCCTTCGTGCCGCTGGTGCTGGCGGGTGTGCTGCTGATCGGCTTTCGCTGGCCGGCCAAGTACGCCATGCCGCTGGTTTTCGTCCTCACTGCAGTGATCGGCCTGCTGGCCTGGGACATGACCCTCAACCGGGTCATCGCCTCGACCTTGCAGGGCCTGATCCTCACCGCGGCGATCCTCTGGATCATCTTCGGTGCGATTCTGCTGCTCAACACGCTGAAACATTCCGGGGGGATCAGTTCGATTCGGCGTGGCTTCTCCAATGTCAGTCCTGACCGTCGCGTTCAGGTGCTGATCGTCGCCTGGCTGTTCGGTTGCTTCATCGAGGGGGCGTCGGGCTTCGGTACGCCGGCTGCGGTGGCGGCGCCGCTGATGGTCGCGCTGGGCTTCCCGGCTCTGGCGGCAGTGGTCATGGGGATGATGGTGCAGTCCACGCCGGTATCCTTCGGCGCGGTGGGCACGCCGATTCTGGTCGGCGTCGGTGCGGGGCTGGACAAGACCGGCATCAGCGAGCAGCTGGCAGCGGTGGGCAGCAACTGGGAGGTGTTCTTCCACCTGATTTTCTCGCGCGTCGCCATCATCCATGCGCTGTGCGGGATTCTCATGCCGCTGATCATGGTCAGCATCATGACCCGCTACTTCGGCCGCAACAAATCCTGGACCGAAGGTCTGGCGGTTGCGCCGTTCGCCGTGTTCACCGGTCTGGCCTTCGTCATTCCGTATGCCGCGGCGGGTGTGTTCCTCGGTCCGGAATTCCCGTCGATGATCGGTGCGCTGGTCGGTCTGGCCATCGTTGTGCCGGCGGCCAAGGCCGGTTTCCTGCTGCCCAAGGACAGCTGGGATTTCGCCCCGGCGAGCGAGTGGCCGTCCGAGTGGATGGGCAAGATCGAGATGAAGATCGAGGATGTCGCCGGCAAGACGCCGATTTCCGTGCCGATGGCCTGGGCGCCGTATCTGATCCTCGCAGCACTGCTGGTGGCATCGCGGGTGTTCCCGGATTTCAAGGCGCTGCTGATGTCGCTTACCTTCGGCTGGAAGGACATCCTCGGTGAGACCGGCGTGTCCGGTACGCTGGAGCCGCTGTACCTGCCGGGTGGCATTCTCTGCATCGTGGTGCTGATCACCTTCTTCCTGCATCGGATGAAGGCCGGTGAACTGGGCGCGGCGATTTCCGAGTCGAGCAAGACCCTGCTTGGCGCGGGCTTCGTGCTGATCTTCACTATCCCGATGGTGCGGATCCTGATCAACTCGGGCGTGAACGGCTCCGATCTGGTGTCCATGCCGGTGGCCATGGCGCAGCTGGTGGCCAACAGCGTGGGTAGCGTCTATCCGTTCTTCGCTCCGGCAGTCGGTGCGCTGGGCGCCTTCATCGCCGGTTCCAACACCGTATCCAACCTGATGCTGTCGCAGTTCCAGTTCAACACCGCGGGGCTGCTCGGCCTGTCTGGTGCACTGATGGTGGCGCTGCAGTCGGTGGGTGCGGCGGCGGGCAACATGATCGCCATTCACAACGTGGTGGCGGCTTCGGCCACGGTAGGCCTGCTCGGTCGCGAAGGGATCACCCTGCGCAAGACCATGCTGCCGACCCTGTACTACCTCATCCTGGCCGGCACCATCGGCCTGATCGGGTTCTACGTGATGGGCATCAGCGATCCGCTGGCGGGTACCGCAGGCTAA
- a CDS encoding zinc-binding alcohol dehydrogenase family protein, giving the protein MKAVAYSESLAIDDPRALQDVELPEPVPGPRDLLVEVRAISVNPVDTKVRRNTQPEAGQPKVLGWDVAGVVVGVGSEVSLFKIGDEVFYAGSIARAGGNSERHLVDERIVGRKPQSLGFAEAAALPLTAITAWELLFERLQMVEDQGAGQQLLIVGAAGGVGSIMLQLARQLTEVSVIATASRPETQAWARELGAHHVIDHSQPLHAELQRAGFASVSHVASLTQTDQHFDQLVEALTPQGRLALIDDPAQPLDVMKLKRKSLSLHWELMFTRSLFETPDMIEQHHLLQRVSQLVDQGVLRTTLGEHFGAINAANLRRAHALLESGKAKGKIVLEGF; this is encoded by the coding sequence ATGAAAGCGGTCGCCTACTCAGAATCCCTCGCCATCGACGATCCCCGCGCCTTGCAGGACGTGGAACTGCCCGAGCCGGTACCCGGCCCGCGTGACCTGCTGGTGGAGGTGCGCGCCATTTCGGTCAACCCGGTGGATACCAAGGTACGCCGCAACACCCAGCCCGAGGCCGGTCAGCCGAAGGTGCTGGGCTGGGACGTGGCCGGCGTGGTGGTCGGGGTGGGCAGCGAAGTCAGCCTGTTCAAGATCGGCGACGAGGTGTTCTACGCCGGCTCCATCGCCCGCGCCGGCGGCAACAGCGAACGGCATCTGGTCGATGAGCGCATCGTCGGCCGCAAGCCGCAGAGCCTGGGCTTCGCCGAGGCCGCCGCGCTGCCGCTGACCGCCATCACCGCCTGGGAGCTGCTGTTCGAACGCCTGCAAATGGTGGAAGACCAGGGCGCCGGGCAGCAGCTGCTGATCGTCGGTGCCGCCGGCGGGGTCGGTTCGATCATGCTGCAGCTGGCCCGTCAGCTCACCGAGGTCAGCGTGATCGCCACCGCCTCGCGTCCGGAAACCCAGGCCTGGGCCCGCGAACTCGGCGCGCATCATGTCATCGACCATAGCCAGCCGCTGCACGCCGAGCTGCAGCGCGCCGGTTTCGCCAGCGTCAGCCATGTCGCCAGCCTGACCCAAACCGATCAGCATTTCGACCAGCTGGTCGAGGCACTGACACCGCAGGGCCGCCTGGCGCTGATCGACGACCCGGCCCAGCCGCTGGATGTGATGAAGCTCAAGCGCAAGAGCCTGTCGCTGCACTGGGAGCTGATGTTCACCCGCTCGCTGTTCGAGACACCGGACATGATCGAGCAGCACCACTTGCTGCAGCGCGTCAGTCAGCTGGTCGATCAGGGCGTGCTGCGCACCACCCTCGGCGAGCACTTCGGCGCCATCAACGCGGCCAACCTGCGCCGCGCGCATGCCCTGCTGGAAAGCGGCAAGGCCAAGGGCAAGATCGTGCTGGAAGGCTTCTGA
- a CDS encoding CaiB/BaiF CoA-transferase family protein: MPGALSNIRVLDLSRVLAGPWCGQILGDLGAEVIKVERPGTGDDTRHWGPPFLRDEHGADTAEAAYYLSANRNKQSLTVDFTQPEGQRIIRELVTQCDVLLENFKVGGLAAYGLDYASLKAINPRLIYCSITGFGQDGPYATRAGYDFMIQGLGGLMSLTGRSDVEEGAGPVKVGVALTDILTGLYASVGVLAALAHRERSGEGQHIDTALLDVQVACLGNQALNYLTTGVAPRRMGNAHPNIVPYQDFPTADGDIILTVGNDSQFRKFCEVVGRPEWAADPRFATNRARVAHRTELIPLIRQVTVFRTTAEWVGALELAGVPCGPINDLAQVFADPQVQHRGLSVEIPHPLAGRVPQVASPLRLSASPVDYRNPPPLLGEHSEALLQRLLGMSDEQIAGLRASGVI, from the coding sequence ATGCCCGGCGCATTATCCAATATCCGCGTCCTCGACCTCTCCCGCGTGCTCGCCGGGCCCTGGTGCGGGCAGATCCTCGGCGACCTCGGCGCCGAGGTGATCAAGGTCGAACGGCCCGGCACGGGCGACGACACCCGTCACTGGGGCCCGCCGTTCCTGCGCGATGAACATGGCGCCGACACCGCCGAGGCCGCCTACTACCTGAGCGCCAACCGCAACAAGCAGTCGCTGACCGTCGACTTCACCCAGCCCGAGGGTCAGCGCATCATTCGCGAGCTGGTGACGCAGTGCGATGTGCTGCTGGAGAACTTCAAGGTCGGCGGGCTGGCCGCCTATGGGCTGGACTACGCCAGCCTGAAGGCGATCAATCCGCGGCTGATCTATTGCTCGATCACCGGCTTCGGCCAGGACGGGCCTTACGCCACACGCGCCGGCTACGACTTCATGATCCAGGGCCTCGGCGGGCTGATGAGCCTGACCGGGCGCAGCGATGTGGAGGAGGGCGCCGGGCCGGTGAAGGTCGGCGTGGCGCTGACCGATATCCTCACCGGCCTGTACGCCAGCGTCGGCGTGCTTGCCGCGCTGGCACATCGCGAACGCAGCGGCGAGGGCCAGCATATCGATACCGCGCTGCTCGATGTGCAGGTCGCCTGCCTCGGCAACCAGGCGCTGAACTACCTCACCACCGGCGTGGCGCCCAGGCGCATGGGCAACGCCCATCCGAACATCGTGCCCTATCAGGACTTCCCCACCGCCGATGGCGACATCATTCTCACCGTCGGCAACGACAGCCAGTTCCGCAAGTTCTGCGAGGTGGTCGGGCGTCCCGAGTGGGCGGCCGATCCACGCTTCGCCACGAACCGCGCGCGGGTCGCCCATCGTACTGAATTGATTCCGCTGATCCGCCAGGTCACGGTGTTCCGCACTACGGCCGAATGGGTCGGTGCGCTGGAGCTGGCCGGCGTGCCCTGCGGGCCGATCAACGACCTGGCACAGGTGTTCGCCGACCCACAGGTGCAGCATCGCGGGCTGAGCGTCGAGATACCGCATCCGCTGGCCGGCCGCGTGCCGCAGGTCGCGAGCCCGCTGCGGCTATCCGCCTCGCCGGTGGATTACCGCAATCCGCCGCCGCTGCTCGGCGAGCACAGCGAGGCGCTGTTGCAGCGCCTGCTGGGCATGAGCGACGAGCAGATCGCCGGCCTGCGTGCGTCTGGCGTCATCTAG
- a CDS encoding HU family DNA-binding protein — protein MRKPELAAAIAEKADLSKDQANRVLNAVLDEITNALNRKDSVTLVGFGTFVQRHRGARTGKNPQTGQTVTIKASNTVAFKPGKMLKDAVN, from the coding sequence ATGCGTAAACCGGAACTCGCCGCAGCCATTGCCGAGAAGGCCGATCTGTCCAAGGACCAGGCCAATCGCGTACTCAACGCCGTGCTGGATGAAATCACCAACGCGCTGAACCGCAAGGACAGCGTGACCCTGGTTGGTTTCGGCACCTTCGTTCAGCGCCACCGTGGTGCCCGCACCGGGAAAAACCCGCAGACCGGGCAAACGGTAACCATCAAGGCCAGCAATACCGTCGCCTTCAAACCGGGCAAGATGCTCAAAGACGCCGTCAACTGA
- a CDS encoding Fic family protein, which produces MPNFTHHDLALLNPAFDSPLVDVLNELEHLRRYRLAGTTPASLFFQLKNVFHILESLGSARIEGNHTTLADYVESKMEGDDAATDQLREISNIERAMSFIEQHFKEGDDVSLHLIRELHAITVGGLDREGDRTPGQLRTTQVRIAQSEHLPPDAVQVGGYMDELVAFINAHDPQKYHLMKVALAHHRFAWIHPFTKGNGRVVRLLTYLMLIKYGFDVCAGGRLLNPTAVFCNDRERYYEMLGEADRGTQQGLERWCIYVLQGILTELSKLDRLCDYGYLKARILQPALAFSREREHITVQEHSILRRLLDTDSGVAKSADLAGAMPDLNGPQRTYQIKKLVDRRMLVPIQPNSRQYTLGFTNNYLLRGVIRTLTAEGFIPEPVVAARP; this is translated from the coding sequence ATGCCGAATTTCACTCATCACGACTTGGCTCTCCTCAATCCAGCCTTCGACTCACCACTTGTCGATGTCCTGAATGAGCTGGAGCACCTACGCCGCTACAGGCTGGCGGGTACGACTCCAGCGAGCCTTTTCTTCCAGCTCAAGAATGTTTTCCACATTCTGGAAAGCCTTGGATCCGCCCGAATTGAAGGCAACCACACAACCCTCGCTGATTATGTGGAAAGTAAGATGGAGGGAGATGACGCGGCTACCGATCAACTGCGCGAAATCTCCAACATCGAGAGGGCCATGAGCTTCATCGAGCAGCATTTCAAGGAAGGAGACGACGTCAGCCTCCATCTCATTCGAGAATTGCACGCCATTACTGTAGGGGGGCTCGACAGGGAAGGGGATCGGACTCCCGGTCAGCTCAGGACGACCCAGGTTCGCATTGCGCAATCGGAGCACCTCCCGCCGGACGCGGTGCAAGTCGGTGGGTACATGGATGAGTTGGTGGCGTTCATCAATGCGCACGATCCGCAGAAGTACCACCTTATGAAAGTGGCGCTCGCGCATCACCGATTCGCATGGATTCACCCGTTCACCAAGGGCAATGGACGGGTGGTTCGTTTGTTGACGTACCTGATGCTCATCAAGTACGGATTCGATGTCTGCGCCGGCGGTCGACTGCTGAACCCCACTGCAGTGTTCTGCAATGATCGCGAGCGTTACTACGAGATGCTGGGCGAGGCTGATCGCGGTACACAGCAAGGCCTGGAACGGTGGTGTATCTACGTACTCCAAGGCATCCTCACAGAGCTGAGCAAGCTCGATCGGCTGTGCGACTATGGCTACCTTAAAGCCAGAATCCTGCAGCCGGCACTCGCCTTCTCTCGCGAGAGAGAACACATCACCGTCCAGGAGCACTCAATTCTTCGTCGACTTCTGGACACTGACAGCGGCGTGGCGAAGTCTGCAGACCTTGCGGGTGCGATGCCTGACCTGAACGGGCCGCAGCGGACCTATCAAATCAAGAAGTTGGTGGACAGACGAATGCTGGTCCCGATTCAGCCCAACTCCCGCCAGTACACACTGGGCTTCACGAACAACTACCTGCTTCGGGGCGTCATTCGCACGTTGACGGCCGAAGGCTTTATTCCTGAGCCTGTTGTAGCAGCACGACCATAA
- a CDS encoding rubredoxin, with protein MKKWQCVVCGYIYDEALGVPEEGIAPGTAWEDVPEDWVCPDCGVGKMDFEMIAIG; from the coding sequence ATGAAGAAATGGCAATGTGTGGTGTGCGGCTACATCTATGACGAAGCGCTGGGCGTACCGGAAGAAGGCATCGCGCCCGGGACTGCCTGGGAAGACGTGCCGGAAGACTGGGTTTGCCCGGACTGCGGTGTCGGCAAGATGGACTTCGAAATGATCGCCATCGGCTGA
- a CDS encoding FAD-dependent oxidoreductase, whose product MSAPVVIIGTGLAGYNLAREFRKLDTQTPLLLITADDGRSYSKPLLSTGFAANKNAESLGMATAGAMAEQLNAEIRIHTRVTRLDPANRRVWIGNEPVSYRDLVLAWGAQTIQVPVAGDAADAVFPINDLHDYGRFRAAVAGKRRVLILGVGLIGCEFANDLLLGGHEVDLVAPSEQVMPGLLPLQAAQAVRRGLEGIGARFHLGATLQRLERSDDGLQAQLSDGNRLACDLVVSAVGLRPRTELAAEAGLEVKRGIVVDRLLQTSAAHVYALGDCAEVEGLNLLYVMPLMAGARALAKTLFGNPTFVSYGPMPVTVKTPACPVVVSLPALDSVGSWTVEAEGNDVKALYLGASGQLLGYALTGAAVQERLGLNKQLPPVLAELPQIRSLKSPG is encoded by the coding sequence GTGAGCGCACCTGTAGTCATCATCGGTACCGGCCTGGCCGGCTACAACCTGGCCCGTGAATTCCGCAAGCTGGACACGCAGACGCCGCTGTTGCTGATTACCGCCGATGACGGGCGCTCCTATTCCAAGCCGCTGCTGTCCACCGGTTTCGCCGCCAACAAGAACGCCGAAAGCCTGGGCATGGCCACCGCCGGTGCCATGGCCGAGCAGCTGAACGCCGAGATTCGCATCCATACCCGCGTCACCCGCCTCGATCCGGCGAATCGGCGCGTGTGGATCGGCAATGAACCGGTCTCATATCGCGATCTGGTACTGGCCTGGGGGGCGCAGACGATCCAGGTGCCGGTCGCAGGCGATGCCGCCGACGCGGTATTCCCGATCAACGACCTGCACGATTACGGCCGCTTCCGCGCCGCCGTCGCCGGCAAGCGCCGCGTGCTGATCCTCGGTGTCGGGCTGATCGGCTGCGAGTTCGCCAACGACCTGCTGCTGGGCGGCCACGAGGTCGATCTGGTCGCGCCGAGCGAGCAGGTCATGCCCGGCCTGCTACCGCTGCAGGCGGCCCAGGCGGTAAGGCGTGGCCTGGAGGGCATAGGCGCGCGCTTCCATCTGGGCGCCACGCTGCAGCGCCTCGAACGCAGTGACGACGGCCTGCAGGCGCAGCTTTCCGATGGCAATCGCCTGGCCTGCGATCTGGTGGTCAGCGCCGTTGGCCTGCGCCCGCGCACCGAGCTGGCTGCCGAGGCGGGGCTTGAGGTCAAGCGCGGCATCGTCGTTGATCGTCTGCTGCAGACCTCGGCGGCCCACGTCTACGCCCTCGGCGATTGTGCGGAAGTGGAGGGGTTGAACCTGCTCTACGTGATGCCGCTCATGGCTGGTGCGCGGGCCCTGGCTAAAACGCTGTTTGGCAATCCTACCTTTGTCAGTTATGGCCCCATGCCGGTCACCGTAAAGACCCCGGCATGCCCGGTGGTGGTCTCACTGCCTGCGCTTGATAGTGTCGGCAGCTGGACCGTGGAGGCCGAGGGTAATGATGTCAAAGCGCTCTATCTCGGCGCTTCCGGGCAGCTGCTCGGCTACGCCCTGACGGGCGCGGCGGTGCAGGAGCGGCTGGGGCTGAACAAGCAGCTGCCGCCGGTGCTGGCGGAACTACCGCAAATTCGGTCGCTAAAGTCCCCCGGCTGA